A genomic region of Mus musculus strain C57BL/6J chromosome 7, GRCm38.p6 C57BL/6J contains the following coding sequences:
- the Pou2f2 gene encoding POU domain, class 2, transcription factor 2 isoform X13 yields the protein MAKTAAPTDGSSEIRMSKPLEAEKQSLDSPSEHTDTERNGPDINHQNPQNKASPFSVSPTGPSTKIKAEDPSGDSAPAAPPPPQPAQPHLPQAQLMLTGSQLAGDIQQLLQLQQLVLVPGHHLQPPAQFLLPQAQQSQPGLLPTPNLFQLPQQTQGALLTSQPRAGLPTQAMTRPTLPDPHLSHPQPPKCLEPPSHPEEPSDLEELEQFARTFKQRRIKLGFTQGDVGLAMGKLYGNDFSQTTISRFEALNLSFKNMCKLKPLLEKWLNDAETMSVDSSLPSPNQLSSPSLGFDGLPGRRRKKRTSIETNVRFALEKSFLANQKPTSEEILLIAEQLHMEKEVIRVWFCNRRQKEKRINPCSAAPMLPSPGKPTSYSPHLVTPQGGAGTLPLSQASSSLSTTVTTLSSAVGTLHPSRTAGGGGGGGGAAPPLNSIPSVTPPPPATTNSTNPSPQGSHSAIGLSGLNPSAGSTMVGLSSGLSPALMSNNPLATIQALASGGTLPLTSLDGSGNLVLGAAGAAPGSPSLVTSPLFLNHTGLPLLSAPPGVGLVSAAAAAVAASISSKSPGLSSSSSSSSSSTCSDVAAQTPGGPGGPEAGSKAE from the exons AAATAAGAATGTCTAAGCCCCTGGAGGCCGAGAAGCAAAGTCTGGACTCCCCGTCAGAGCACACAG ACACCGAAAGAAATGGACCCGACATTAACCATCAG AACCCCCAGAATAAAGCGTCCCCATTCTCTGTGTCCCCAACTGGCCCCAGCACCAAG ATCAAGGCTGAAGACCCCAGTGGCGATTCAGCCCCAGCAgcacccccgcccccccagccGGCTCAGCCTCATCTGCCCCAGGCCCAACTCATGCTGACGGGCAGCCAGCTAGCTGGG GACATACAGCAACTCCTCCAGCTCCAGCAGCTGGTGCTTGTCCCCGGCCACCACCTCCAGCCACCTGCTCAGTTCCTGCTGCCACAGGCACAGCAGAGTCAGCCAG GCCTGCTACCAACGCCAAATCTATTCCAGCTACCTCAACAAACCCAGGGAGCTCTCCTGACCTCCCAGCCCCGGGCTGGGCTTCCTACACAG GCTATGACTCGCCCCACGCTGCCCGACCCACACCTCTCACACCCGCAGCCCCCGAAATGCTTGGAGCCGCCCTCCCACCCGGAGGAGCCCAGCGATCTGGAGGAGCTGGAACAGTTTGCTCGCACCTTCAAGCAACGCCGCATCAAGCTGGGCTTCACACAG GGTGATGTGGGCCTGGCCATGGGCAAGCTCTATGGCAACGACTTCAGCCAAACGACCATTTCCCGCTTCGAGGCCCTCAACCTGAGCTTCAAGAACATGTGTAAACTCAAGCCCctcctggagaagtggctcaacGACGCAG AGACTATGTCTGTGGATTCAAGCCTACCCAGCCCAAACCAGCTGAGCAGCCCCAGCCTGGGTTTCGACGGGCTGCCGGGGCGGAGACGCAAGAAGAGGACCAGCATCGAGACGAATGTCCGCTTCGCCTTAGAGAAGAGTTTCCTAGCG AACCAGAAGCCTACCTCAGAGGAGATCCTGCTGATCGCAGAGCAGCTGCACATGGAGAAGGAAGTGATCCGCGTCTGGTTCTGCAACCGGCGCCAGAAGGAGAAACGCATCAACCCTTGCAGTGCGGCCCCCATGCTGCCCAGCCCGGGAAAGCCGACCAGCTACAGCCCTCACCTG GTCACACCCCAAGGGGGCGCAGGGACCTTACCATTGTCCCAAGCTTCTAGCAGTCTGAGCACAACAG TTACTACCTTATCCTCAGCTGTGGGGACGCTCCATCCCAGCCGGAcagcaggagggggtgggggtgggggcggagcTGCGCCCCCCCTCAATTCCATCCCCTCTGtcactcccccacccccggccACCACCAACAGCACAAACCCGAGCCCTCAAGGCAGCCACTCGGCTATTGGCTTGTCGGGCCTGAACCCCAGCGCGGG AAGCACAATGGTGGGGTTGAGCTCTGGGCTGAGTCCAGCCCTCATGAGCAACAACCCTTTGGCCACTATCCAAG CCCTGGCCTCTGGTGGAACCCTGCCCCTTACCAGCCTTGATGGCAGCGGGAACCTGGTGCTGGGGGCAGCCGGTGCGGCCCCAGGGAGTCCCAGCTTAGTAACCTCGCCTCTCTTCTTGAACCACACCGGTCTGCCGCTGCTCAGTGCCCCACCAGGCGTGGGCCTGGTCTCAGCGGCGGCTGCAGCCGTAGCAGCATCCATCTCCAGCAAGTCTCCTGGCCTCTCCTCGTCTTCTTCATCCTCATCATCCTCCACGTGCAGTGATGTGGCAGCACAGACCCCTGGAGGCCCCGGAGGACCCGAGGCGGGGTCCAAGGCTGAGTGA
- the Pou2f2 gene encoding POU domain, class 2, transcription factor 2 isoform X12 translates to MAKTAAPTDGSSEIRMSKPLEAEKQSLDSPSEHTDTERNGPDINHQNPQNKASPFSVSPTGPSTKVGILSGLHLTFWGPGPCLSPPQIKAEDPSGDSAPAAPPPPQPAQPHLPQAQLMLTGSQLAGDIQQLLQLQQLVLVPGHHLQPPAQFLLPQAQQSQPGLLPTPNLFQLPQQTQGALLTSQPRAGLPTQPPKCLEPPSHPEEPSDLEELEQFARTFKQRRIKLGFTQGDVGLAMGKLYGNDFSQTTISRFEALNLSFKNMCKLKPLLEKWLNDAETMSVDSSLPSPNQLSSPSLGFDGLPGRRRKKRTSIETNVRFALEKSFLANQKPTSEEILLIAEQLHMEKEVIRVWFCNRRQKEKRINPCSAAPMLPSPGKPTSYSPHLVTPQGGAGTLPLSQASSSLSTTVTTLSSAVGTLHPSRTAGGGGGGGGAAPPLNSIPSVTPPPPATTNSTNPSPQGSHSAIGLSGLNPSAGSTMVGLSSGLSPALMSNNPLATIQALASGGTLPLTSLDGSGNLVLGAAGAAPGSPSLVTSPLFLNHTGLPLLSAPPGVGLVSAAAAAVAASISSKSPGLSSSSSSSSSSTCSDVAAQTPGGPGGPEAGSKAE, encoded by the exons AAATAAGAATGTCTAAGCCCCTGGAGGCCGAGAAGCAAAGTCTGGACTCCCCGTCAGAGCACACAG ACACCGAAAGAAATGGACCCGACATTAACCATCAG AACCCCCAGAATAAAGCGTCCCCATTCTCTGTGTCCCCAACTGGCCCCAGCACCAAG GTGGGCAttctctctggcctccacttaACATTCTGGGGTCCCGGAccctgcctctctcctccccagATCAAGGCTGAAGACCCCAGTGGCGATTCAGCCCCAGCAgcacccccgcccccccagccGGCTCAGCCTCATCTGCCCCAGGCCCAACTCATGCTGACGGGCAGCCAGCTAGCTGGG GACATACAGCAACTCCTCCAGCTCCAGCAGCTGGTGCTTGTCCCCGGCCACCACCTCCAGCCACCTGCTCAGTTCCTGCTGCCACAGGCACAGCAGAGTCAGCCAG GCCTGCTACCAACGCCAAATCTATTCCAGCTACCTCAACAAACCCAGGGAGCTCTCCTGACCTCCCAGCCCCGGGCTGGGCTTCCTACACAG CCCCCGAAATGCTTGGAGCCGCCCTCCCACCCGGAGGAGCCCAGCGATCTGGAGGAGCTGGAACAGTTTGCTCGCACCTTCAAGCAACGCCGCATCAAGCTGGGCTTCACACAG GGTGATGTGGGCCTGGCCATGGGCAAGCTCTATGGCAACGACTTCAGCCAAACGACCATTTCCCGCTTCGAGGCCCTCAACCTGAGCTTCAAGAACATGTGTAAACTCAAGCCCctcctggagaagtggctcaacGACGCAG AGACTATGTCTGTGGATTCAAGCCTACCCAGCCCAAACCAGCTGAGCAGCCCCAGCCTGGGTTTCGACGGGCTGCCGGGGCGGAGACGCAAGAAGAGGACCAGCATCGAGACGAATGTCCGCTTCGCCTTAGAGAAGAGTTTCCTAGCG AACCAGAAGCCTACCTCAGAGGAGATCCTGCTGATCGCAGAGCAGCTGCACATGGAGAAGGAAGTGATCCGCGTCTGGTTCTGCAACCGGCGCCAGAAGGAGAAACGCATCAACCCTTGCAGTGCGGCCCCCATGCTGCCCAGCCCGGGAAAGCCGACCAGCTACAGCCCTCACCTG GTCACACCCCAAGGGGGCGCAGGGACCTTACCATTGTCCCAAGCTTCTAGCAGTCTGAGCACAACAG TTACTACCTTATCCTCAGCTGTGGGGACGCTCCATCCCAGCCGGAcagcaggagggggtgggggtgggggcggagcTGCGCCCCCCCTCAATTCCATCCCCTCTGtcactcccccacccccggccACCACCAACAGCACAAACCCGAGCCCTCAAGGCAGCCACTCGGCTATTGGCTTGTCGGGCCTGAACCCCAGCGCGGG AAGCACAATGGTGGGGTTGAGCTCTGGGCTGAGTCCAGCCCTCATGAGCAACAACCCTTTGGCCACTATCCAAG CCCTGGCCTCTGGTGGAACCCTGCCCCTTACCAGCCTTGATGGCAGCGGGAACCTGGTGCTGGGGGCAGCCGGTGCGGCCCCAGGGAGTCCCAGCTTAGTAACCTCGCCTCTCTTCTTGAACCACACCGGTCTGCCGCTGCTCAGTGCCCCACCAGGCGTGGGCCTGGTCTCAGCGGCGGCTGCAGCCGTAGCAGCATCCATCTCCAGCAAGTCTCCTGGCCTCTCCTCGTCTTCTTCATCCTCATCATCCTCCACGTGCAGTGATGTGGCAGCACAGACCCCTGGAGGCCCCGGAGGACCCGAGGCGGGGTCCAAGGCTGAGTGA
- the Pou2f2 gene encoding POU domain, class 2, transcription factor 2 isoform X4 — MAKTAAPTDGSSEIRMSKPLEAEKQSLDSPSEHTDTERNGPDINHQNPQNKASPFSVSPTGPSTKVGILSGLHLTFWGPGPCLSPPQIKAEDPSGDSAPAAPPPPQPAQPHLPQAQLMLTGSQLAGLSALIPAQQQLLLQQAQAQLLAAAVQQSSAAAANAAAAAAAASTSSSTSSASSSTSQTPASSGGGDLPPSQPTSQPPGTPQLTLSQPIQLTAQDIQQLLQLQQLVLVPGHHLQPPAQFLLPQAQQSQPGLLPTPNLFQLPQQTQGALLTSQPRAGLPTQPPKCLEPPSHPEEPSDLEELEQFARTFKQRRIKLGFTQGDVGLAMGKLYGNDFSQTTISRFEALNLSFKNMCKLKPLLEKWLNDAETMSVDSSLPSPNQLSSPSLGFDGLPGRRRKKRTSIETNVRFALEKSFLANQKPTSEEILLIAEQLHMEKEVIRVWFCNRRQKEKRINPCSAAPMLPSPGKPTSYSPHLVTPQGGAGTLPLSQASSSLSTTVTTLSSAVGTLHPSRTAGGGGGGGGAAPPLNSIPSVTPPPPATTNSTNPSPQGSHSAIGLSGLNPSAGSTMVGLSSGLSPALMSNNPLATIQALASGGTLPLTSLDGSGNLVLGAAGAAPGSPSLVTSPLFLNHTGLPLLSAPPGVGLVSAAAAAVAASISSKSPGLSSSSSSSSSSTCSDVAAQTPGGPGGPEAGSKAE; from the exons AAATAAGAATGTCTAAGCCCCTGGAGGCCGAGAAGCAAAGTCTGGACTCCCCGTCAGAGCACACAG ACACCGAAAGAAATGGACCCGACATTAACCATCAG AACCCCCAGAATAAAGCGTCCCCATTCTCTGTGTCCCCAACTGGCCCCAGCACCAAG GTGGGCAttctctctggcctccacttaACATTCTGGGGTCCCGGAccctgcctctctcctccccagATCAAGGCTGAAGACCCCAGTGGCGATTCAGCCCCAGCAgcacccccgcccccccagccGGCTCAGCCTCATCTGCCCCAGGCCCAACTCATGCTGACGGGCAGCCAGCTAGCTGGG CTCTCAGCACTGATACCTGCTCAGCAGCAACTCCTCCTTCAGCAAGCTCAGGCCCAGCTGCTGGCCGCTGCCGTCCAGCAGTCCAGCGCCGCTGCCGCCAacgctgctgctgccgccgctgccgcctccacctcctcctccacctcttccgcctcctcctccacctcgcaGACCCCAGCCTCCTCTGGGGGAGGCGACCTGCCACCATCACAGCCTACCAGCCAGCCCCCAGGGACCCCACAGCTCACCTTGTCCCAACCCATCCAGCTCACAGCACAG GACATACAGCAACTCCTCCAGCTCCAGCAGCTGGTGCTTGTCCCCGGCCACCACCTCCAGCCACCTGCTCAGTTCCTGCTGCCACAGGCACAGCAGAGTCAGCCAG GCCTGCTACCAACGCCAAATCTATTCCAGCTACCTCAACAAACCCAGGGAGCTCTCCTGACCTCCCAGCCCCGGGCTGGGCTTCCTACACAG CCCCCGAAATGCTTGGAGCCGCCCTCCCACCCGGAGGAGCCCAGCGATCTGGAGGAGCTGGAACAGTTTGCTCGCACCTTCAAGCAACGCCGCATCAAGCTGGGCTTCACACAG GGTGATGTGGGCCTGGCCATGGGCAAGCTCTATGGCAACGACTTCAGCCAAACGACCATTTCCCGCTTCGAGGCCCTCAACCTGAGCTTCAAGAACATGTGTAAACTCAAGCCCctcctggagaagtggctcaacGACGCAG AGACTATGTCTGTGGATTCAAGCCTACCCAGCCCAAACCAGCTGAGCAGCCCCAGCCTGGGTTTCGACGGGCTGCCGGGGCGGAGACGCAAGAAGAGGACCAGCATCGAGACGAATGTCCGCTTCGCCTTAGAGAAGAGTTTCCTAGCG AACCAGAAGCCTACCTCAGAGGAGATCCTGCTGATCGCAGAGCAGCTGCACATGGAGAAGGAAGTGATCCGCGTCTGGTTCTGCAACCGGCGCCAGAAGGAGAAACGCATCAACCCTTGCAGTGCGGCCCCCATGCTGCCCAGCCCGGGAAAGCCGACCAGCTACAGCCCTCACCTG GTCACACCCCAAGGGGGCGCAGGGACCTTACCATTGTCCCAAGCTTCTAGCAGTCTGAGCACAACAG TTACTACCTTATCCTCAGCTGTGGGGACGCTCCATCCCAGCCGGAcagcaggagggggtgggggtgggggcggagcTGCGCCCCCCCTCAATTCCATCCCCTCTGtcactcccccacccccggccACCACCAACAGCACAAACCCGAGCCCTCAAGGCAGCCACTCGGCTATTGGCTTGTCGGGCCTGAACCCCAGCGCGGG AAGCACAATGGTGGGGTTGAGCTCTGGGCTGAGTCCAGCCCTCATGAGCAACAACCCTTTGGCCACTATCCAAG CCCTGGCCTCTGGTGGAACCCTGCCCCTTACCAGCCTTGATGGCAGCGGGAACCTGGTGCTGGGGGCAGCCGGTGCGGCCCCAGGGAGTCCCAGCTTAGTAACCTCGCCTCTCTTCTTGAACCACACCGGTCTGCCGCTGCTCAGTGCCCCACCAGGCGTGGGCCTGGTCTCAGCGGCGGCTGCAGCCGTAGCAGCATCCATCTCCAGCAAGTCTCCTGGCCTCTCCTCGTCTTCTTCATCCTCATCATCCTCCACGTGCAGTGATGTGGCAGCACAGACCCCTGGAGGCCCCGGAGGACCCGAGGCGGGGTCCAAGGCTGAGTGA
- the Pou2f2 gene encoding POU domain, class 2, transcription factor 2 isoform 4 (isoform 4 is encoded by transcript variant 4) encodes MVHSSMGAPEIRMSKPLEAEKQSLDSPSEHTDTERNGPDINHQNPQNKASPFSVSPTGPSTKIKAEDPSGDSAPAAPPPPQPAQPHLPQAQLMLTGSQLAGDIQQLLQLQQLVLVPGHHLQPPAQFLLPQAQQSQPGLLPTPNLFQLPQQTQGALLTSQPRAGLPTQPPKCLEPPSHPEEPSDLEELEQFARTFKQRRIKLGFTQGDVGLAMGKLYGNDFSQTTISRFEALNLSFKNMCKLKPLLEKWLNDAETMSVDSSLPSPNQLSSPSLGFDGLPGRRRKKRTSIETNVRFALEKSFLANQKPTSEEILLIAEQLHMEKEVIRVWFCNRRQKEKRINPCSAAPMLPSPGKPTSYSPHLVTPQGGAGTLPLSQASSSLSTTVTTLSSAVGTLHPSRTAGGGGGGGGAAPPLNSIPSVTPPPPATTNSTNPSPQGSHSAIGLSGLNPSAGSTMVGLSSGLSPALMSNNPLATIQALASGGTLPLTSLDGSGNLVLGAAGAAPGSPSLVTSPLFLNHTGLPLLSAPPGVGLVSAAAAAVAASISSKSPGLSSSSSSSSSSTCSDVAAQTPGGPGGPEAGSKAE; translated from the exons ATGGTTCATTCCAGCATGGGGGCTCCAG AAATAAGAATGTCTAAGCCCCTGGAGGCCGAGAAGCAAAGTCTGGACTCCCCGTCAGAGCACACAG ACACCGAAAGAAATGGACCCGACATTAACCATCAG AACCCCCAGAATAAAGCGTCCCCATTCTCTGTGTCCCCAACTGGCCCCAGCACCAAG ATCAAGGCTGAAGACCCCAGTGGCGATTCAGCCCCAGCAgcacccccgcccccccagccGGCTCAGCCTCATCTGCCCCAGGCCCAACTCATGCTGACGGGCAGCCAGCTAGCTGGG GACATACAGCAACTCCTCCAGCTCCAGCAGCTGGTGCTTGTCCCCGGCCACCACCTCCAGCCACCTGCTCAGTTCCTGCTGCCACAGGCACAGCAGAGTCAGCCAG GCCTGCTACCAACGCCAAATCTATTCCAGCTACCTCAACAAACCCAGGGAGCTCTCCTGACCTCCCAGCCCCGGGCTGGGCTTCCTACACAG CCCCCGAAATGCTTGGAGCCGCCCTCCCACCCGGAGGAGCCCAGCGATCTGGAGGAGCTGGAACAGTTTGCTCGCACCTTCAAGCAACGCCGCATCAAGCTGGGCTTCACACAG GGTGATGTGGGCCTGGCCATGGGCAAGCTCTATGGCAACGACTTCAGCCAAACGACCATTTCCCGCTTCGAGGCCCTCAACCTGAGCTTCAAGAACATGTGTAAACTCAAGCCCctcctggagaagtggctcaacGACGCAG AGACTATGTCTGTGGATTCAAGCCTACCCAGCCCAAACCAGCTGAGCAGCCCCAGCCTGGGTTTCGACGGGCTGCCGGGGCGGAGACGCAAGAAGAGGACCAGCATCGAGACGAATGTCCGCTTCGCCTTAGAGAAGAGTTTCCTAGCG AACCAGAAGCCTACCTCAGAGGAGATCCTGCTGATCGCAGAGCAGCTGCACATGGAGAAGGAAGTGATCCGCGTCTGGTTCTGCAACCGGCGCCAGAAGGAGAAACGCATCAACCCTTGCAGTGCGGCCCCCATGCTGCCCAGCCCGGGAAAGCCGACCAGCTACAGCCCTCACCTG GTCACACCCCAAGGGGGCGCAGGGACCTTACCATTGTCCCAAGCTTCTAGCAGTCTGAGCACAACAG TTACTACCTTATCCTCAGCTGTGGGGACGCTCCATCCCAGCCGGAcagcaggagggggtgggggtgggggcggagcTGCGCCCCCCCTCAATTCCATCCCCTCTGtcactcccccacccccggccACCACCAACAGCACAAACCCGAGCCCTCAAGGCAGCCACTCGGCTATTGGCTTGTCGGGCCTGAACCCCAGCGCGGG AAGCACAATGGTGGGGTTGAGCTCTGGGCTGAGTCCAGCCCTCATGAGCAACAACCCTTTGGCCACTATCCAAG CCCTGGCCTCTGGTGGAACCCTGCCCCTTACCAGCCTTGATGGCAGCGGGAACCTGGTGCTGGGGGCAGCCGGTGCGGCCCCAGGGAGTCCCAGCTTAGTAACCTCGCCTCTCTTCTTGAACCACACCGGTCTGCCGCTGCTCAGTGCCCCACCAGGCGTGGGCCTGGTCTCAGCGGCGGCTGCAGCCGTAGCAGCATCCATCTCCAGCAAGTCTCCTGGCCTCTCCTCGTCTTCTTCATCCTCATCATCCTCCACGTGCAGTGATGTGGCAGCACAGACCCCTGGAGGCCCCGGAGGACCCGAGGCGGGGTCCAAGGCTGAGTGA
- the Pou2f2 gene encoding POU domain, class 2, transcription factor 2 isoform X9, producing the protein MSKPLEAEKQSLDSPSEHTDTERNGPDINHQNPQNKASPFSVSPTGPSTKIKAEDPSGDSAPAAPPPPQPAQPHLPQAQLMLTGSQLAGLSALIPAQQQLLLQQAQAQLLAAAVQQSSAAAANAAAAAAAASTSSSTSSASSSTSQTPASSGGGDLPPSQPTSQPPGTPQLTLSQPIQLTAQDIQQLLQLQQLVLVPGHHLQPPAQFLLPQAQQSQPGLLPTPNLFQLPQQTQGALLTSQPRAGLPTQPPKCLEPPSHPEEPSDLEELEQFARTFKQRRIKLGFTQGDVGLAMGKLYGNDFSQTTISRFEALNLSFKNMCKLKPLLEKWLNDAETMSVDSSLPSPNQLSSPSLGFDGLPGRRRKKRTSIETNVRFALEKSFLANQKPTSEEILLIAEQLHMEKEVIRVWFCNRRQKEKRINPCSAAPMLPSPGKPTSYSPHLVTPQGGAGTLPLSQASSSLSTTVTTLSSAVGTLHPSRTAGGGGGGGGAAPPLNSIPSVTPPPPATTNSTNPSPQGSHSAIGLSGLNPSAGSTMVGLSSGLSPALMSNNPLATIQALASGGTLPLTSLDGSGNLVLGAAGAAPGSPSLVTSPLFLNHTGLPLLSAPPGVGLVSAAAAAVAASISSKSPGLSSSSSSSSSSTCSDVAAQTPGGPGGPEAGSKAE; encoded by the exons ATGTCTAAGCCCCTGGAGGCCGAGAAGCAAAGTCTGGACTCCCCGTCAGAGCACACAG ACACCGAAAGAAATGGACCCGACATTAACCATCAG AACCCCCAGAATAAAGCGTCCCCATTCTCTGTGTCCCCAACTGGCCCCAGCACCAAG ATCAAGGCTGAAGACCCCAGTGGCGATTCAGCCCCAGCAgcacccccgcccccccagccGGCTCAGCCTCATCTGCCCCAGGCCCAACTCATGCTGACGGGCAGCCAGCTAGCTGGG CTCTCAGCACTGATACCTGCTCAGCAGCAACTCCTCCTTCAGCAAGCTCAGGCCCAGCTGCTGGCCGCTGCCGTCCAGCAGTCCAGCGCCGCTGCCGCCAacgctgctgctgccgccgctgccgcctccacctcctcctccacctcttccgcctcctcctccacctcgcaGACCCCAGCCTCCTCTGGGGGAGGCGACCTGCCACCATCACAGCCTACCAGCCAGCCCCCAGGGACCCCACAGCTCACCTTGTCCCAACCCATCCAGCTCACAGCACAG GACATACAGCAACTCCTCCAGCTCCAGCAGCTGGTGCTTGTCCCCGGCCACCACCTCCAGCCACCTGCTCAGTTCCTGCTGCCACAGGCACAGCAGAGTCAGCCAG GCCTGCTACCAACGCCAAATCTATTCCAGCTACCTCAACAAACCCAGGGAGCTCTCCTGACCTCCCAGCCCCGGGCTGGGCTTCCTACACAG CCCCCGAAATGCTTGGAGCCGCCCTCCCACCCGGAGGAGCCCAGCGATCTGGAGGAGCTGGAACAGTTTGCTCGCACCTTCAAGCAACGCCGCATCAAGCTGGGCTTCACACAG GGTGATGTGGGCCTGGCCATGGGCAAGCTCTATGGCAACGACTTCAGCCAAACGACCATTTCCCGCTTCGAGGCCCTCAACCTGAGCTTCAAGAACATGTGTAAACTCAAGCCCctcctggagaagtggctcaacGACGCAG AGACTATGTCTGTGGATTCAAGCCTACCCAGCCCAAACCAGCTGAGCAGCCCCAGCCTGGGTTTCGACGGGCTGCCGGGGCGGAGACGCAAGAAGAGGACCAGCATCGAGACGAATGTCCGCTTCGCCTTAGAGAAGAGTTTCCTAGCG AACCAGAAGCCTACCTCAGAGGAGATCCTGCTGATCGCAGAGCAGCTGCACATGGAGAAGGAAGTGATCCGCGTCTGGTTCTGCAACCGGCGCCAGAAGGAGAAACGCATCAACCCTTGCAGTGCGGCCCCCATGCTGCCCAGCCCGGGAAAGCCGACCAGCTACAGCCCTCACCTG GTCACACCCCAAGGGGGCGCAGGGACCTTACCATTGTCCCAAGCTTCTAGCAGTCTGAGCACAACAG TTACTACCTTATCCTCAGCTGTGGGGACGCTCCATCCCAGCCGGAcagcaggagggggtgggggtgggggcggagcTGCGCCCCCCCTCAATTCCATCCCCTCTGtcactcccccacccccggccACCACCAACAGCACAAACCCGAGCCCTCAAGGCAGCCACTCGGCTATTGGCTTGTCGGGCCTGAACCCCAGCGCGGG AAGCACAATGGTGGGGTTGAGCTCTGGGCTGAGTCCAGCCCTCATGAGCAACAACCCTTTGGCCACTATCCAAG CCCTGGCCTCTGGTGGAACCCTGCCCCTTACCAGCCTTGATGGCAGCGGGAACCTGGTGCTGGGGGCAGCCGGTGCGGCCCCAGGGAGTCCCAGCTTAGTAACCTCGCCTCTCTTCTTGAACCACACCGGTCTGCCGCTGCTCAGTGCCCCACCAGGCGTGGGCCTGGTCTCAGCGGCGGCTGCAGCCGTAGCAGCATCCATCTCCAGCAAGTCTCCTGGCCTCTCCTCGTCTTCTTCATCCTCATCATCCTCCACGTGCAGTGATGTGGCAGCACAGACCCCTGGAGGCCCCGGAGGACCCGAGGCGGGGTCCAAGGCTGAGTGA